From Aegilops tauschii subsp. strangulata cultivar AL8/78 chromosome 5, Aet v6.0, whole genome shotgun sequence:
TCCCTATGCTTTCTCCATAAACACTGCCTCTGAATTCTCTCCAGTTGCTTTATAATTCCAGCAGGTGCCAGCAAACTACCAAGATAAAAAATTGGCATGGAGGACAATGCAGAATTCAGAAACTGGAGTCTCTCCCCTTGATTAAGAAAGGAGGAGCTAGCTGTCATCCTTCTTTCCATAAAATCCACAAGTGGCATAAAATCCACCATTTTAGGCCTTGTAGTGCCAACAGGTAAGCCAAGATATGTGAATGGCATTTTGCCCACTTGGAAAACCAAAAGCAGCAACCAACTCAATGATAGCACCCTCATCAACATTTATGGGAATCATAGAAGACTTGTGGAAGTTAACAACTAGCCATGTTGATCTTGAGAACACTTGAAGCATGTCCTTCAAAGCCAAGAGTTGCATTCTATCTGCTGGTAAGATAATGAGAGTATCATCAGCATATTGCACAATGGGATAATCCTGGTCATGTCATGGAATTGGCAATTTCAAAATTCCCCTCCTGAACATATCATTTACCACTGTTTGGAGAAGATCAGCAGCAATAACAAAGAGTAAAGGTGAGAGACAGTCACCCTGTCTAACCCCCTTTTTACAAAGGAATTGCCTACCAGGTACACCATTTAGAAGGACTAATGATGTCCCAGTGGAGAGAAGCTGTTTGACCCGGAGAATCCATCTCTAATTGAAGCCTTTGTATTTAACAATCTGCAAAATGGTTTCATGCTCAATTgagtcaaaagccttttcaaaatccagCTTAAGAATCACAATAGGCCTCTTAGATTGATGGCACTGATGCAAATATTCCAAGGACCAGCCAATGCAATCCTGGATAGTCCTGCTCTTTATAAAGCCATACTGATTCTTATGTATGCATGCCATAATTATCTTTTGGAACCTATTTGCAGCCATCTTAGACAGAAACTTAAGACCCATCCCAGTCAAGGAAATTGGTCTATAATCACTAATCCCTTCAGGGCTCAATTTTTTTGGGAGCAGGGTGATATAAGAGCCATTGATGTTTTCCAAATTTGCAGTACCAGAATGAAAAGcctcagccaactcataaaaatcatgACAGATAATGTGCCAGCACTTCTTAAAGAACAAACCATTAAAACCATCAGGACCAGGTGCTTTGTCTATTGGCATAAGTTTGACAGTGTCATCCATTTCCTCCTTAGTGAATGGTTCAGTAAGAAAATCCAATCCTTCAACTGGCTTAAGCAACTTGCTGAGATCAAAACCCATGGCAACTCCATTAGACTCCCATTCTATTCTTGAAAAAGTTCCAAATGATGCCCTCCATCTGAGAGTGATTAGAGACAATTGTCCCATCAgtgtccttcaaggaagcaataGAATTTCTTCTATGCCTCTCAGTGGCCATAGCATGGAAGAATTTGGTATTTTCACCAGCAACTTTAATATATCTAATTGTGCACCTCTTTTTCCAATAAACAAACTGAAGATGTAAGAGTTGCTCCACATGCAACTTGACTACCTTCCTGAAATTAAATTCAGGTAATAAAGGCCTTAGCTCCTCAAGGCCATCAAGACACAGAATGACCTCATTGCATTTGGCTATCAAAATTTTCAGCTTGGAAAAGTTTAACTGCCACTTCTTAAGGGCACCTCTTAAACTCTTGAACTTATCAGCAATCCTAGCAGTGATATGAGCTTTATGAAAAGATTTCTGCCATGACTGTTGAACACATTCCATAAAtccctcaagctcaacccagaagtTCTCAAACCGAAATATTTTAGATTTAGGAATGGAGGTTTTAATTGTGACAACACATGGCACATGGTCAGAAGCAGTTCTGGCCAAGGGCAAAACTTCAGTCATGGGGTAAGAAGAAATCCAATCTGCAGAAGTGAAGAACCAATCCAACTGTTCTAAAAGTGGGCTATCTTGCATATTAGACCATGTGTAAGATCTTCCTTTAAGAGGCAGCTCAAGCAAACCCAGATGGGCAATGATTTCATTGAAAATGAAGATATCATTCAGGTCCCCCCTGGCAAATTCCTGTTCTCTAGAGATCTTATAAAGTTAAAATCACCCACCAGGAGCCAATTATCATCCATAGGTATATGCAGGTTATAAAGCCAGCTGACAAAATTATCTCTAGCTTCCCCTTGACAAGGACCATAGACTGAAACTAAGGACCATTTCTCATTATTCTGCTTAGAGAGAAACTCAACTAAAATAGCAAAAGGCTGAATCTCAAGCACAGTGCCCCAAAAAATGGACGAATTCCAAACCACCAAGAGGCCCCCAGAAGCTCCCAGAGAAGGGGAGAAAGCAAAGCTATCAAATCTTTTGGGGCAAAAGGATCTAATAGATCTATAATCAAAAGAGCTGCACTTAGTTTCTTGGAAACAAGCAACAGCACATTGACTCTCATCCAGTTTCTGCCTGATAGCCCTTTGCCTTGCATCAGAGTTCAATCCTCTAACATTCCAGCATAAAACATTCCAGCTTTTACATGCATTACTCATTAAAACACCTATGAGGAGATAATAAAGTCTGGTGGCACATAATGCCAACAAAAGTAACCTGAGTGCGACAAGAGACACTTAAAATATTACAGGGACCAAAATAAGACCATATCCCTGACAAAAGAGGACCAAAGAAAGACATGATCCACCCCCACCAGCTAGTATGTCACTACACATTTGCATCATTTTCTGGAGTAGCAGTGGGATCAGCCATAAGCTTCTCCACAGAAAGGAGATCATCTGCAATGCCAAGCTCCTTGCCAATCTGCTGTAGCTTATTGATAGGAGTTGGAGGTGGAAGATCTTCTAGTTGCTCATCCTACAGGTTGTCAGACACTGTGGCAGAGAAAGGCTTGGGCTTTGGCTTCCTCCTCTTGGACTGCATAGGTAGCTCCTGGAAGACTGGCTTGAAACCATCTCTCTGCAAAGACCCCCTGGTGCACCTCCTGACAGAAGTCTCCACAATTGGGATTGGTGCCAATGTTTTCCTTGGCCTTCTAATTTTCCTCTGTGCCTGATCAGAGATATCCACAGATACAGGAGCAATCTCAGACTGTATTTCCTCTGTGTCAGAGATTTCCAACGAAGGAAAAAGTGCCCTTGCCACAGGCATGTGCTCCTGCTCAGAAGTTTGATAGGTAATCATTGGCACCTCAAAAGCCAGATCCCAACTTCTCTTGGTCAGCATGGAAGACCTGACAGGCAGCATCTCAACAGGTTTGGAGAGCTGAAAGTTGAATTCAGACTGCAGTAAGATCTCAAACTTTCTCCTCAGAGCCATCTCTGGTGGCAACTCAGGTCCAAAAAAGACTTTATTATCAGCAATGTTGGCAACCAGAAGCTCCTCAATGGCAATAGGTTCAGCACCAACATGATCAGCAGCAGGAGGAGGGTTGTAGACCACCATGGCCCAGTCCTCAGGGTTATACACAGGCTCCTCCACCAGAGGTTGTTCCTGCCCAGCTGGAGGCTCAGCATTTTGCTCCACATCAAAAACCAGCACAAAgtttggctgaatagcttgctcCACAGATACAGAGAAATCATCAGAGAGATCCAAAACCATGGACTACTGCTCCACTTCCACATTGTCTTGAGCAATCTCCTCATCCTCTCCCCAAGCTGCATTGCCCCAGTTGTTATCCCCCATGTCTGGGtgctcaggaggaggaggtggcacATCATTCCAACCCATAGCAGGGTATGGGGGCAAGATGAAAGGAGGGAGCTCTGGAAAAGGCACCGCAGGTAGAGGACGCGGGTTTCCATTCATAGGCATCCAATCCTCATCATGCGGCATCTGTTCTGCAAAGTTGGCGCCAAGAATGTAGATAAGGGCAGTCCATGACACACGGGCCCCACCCCAAGCAGCATAGTCATTGAAAACCACATCTCGTGGAACAAGAGCATCTTCAGGAAAGGAGGCAAAAACAAGAGTTCTGACTAAATAGGGATCCTGGGTATTCCAATGATGAAACTTGCCAAAGGTATTTACTGCAGCCCTGATATTATCCGTATTGCGTAGATCTAAAGGGATACCCAGCATCATAATCAGTCCCTGACGAAAACCCTAAGCTCCACGGAAACCCTCTCCCTCATCATGCTTCATAAAGCGAACAAATCGGTCGTTTCCAAGGTGCTGCGGAGGTAACTGGAGAAGAGAAAAACGCACTGTCGGGTCTCTAACTCTGAACAAACCTACAGCATTGATCCAAGGTTGAACGGACCGAACCTGATATCCATGAGCCTCCAACCAGTCAGCTACTTCCTCACGAGCAGCTCCAATCTCATTGGCCTCCGGCAGAGGCATCACTTCAGCAAGCATGTAATCCTCGTGGCGACGCACAATGGGGACGTGCGGCGTCACATATGTGCGCGGCCAGCGCGCATCTCCAGCATCAATGATATGGTGGCCAGCAGGAACAAACTGCATTGGATCGAGCGGAAAGTTGGCCATGGCAGGCGGTGGCGATGGCGATTCTGGTGGCAGAGGTGGTGTCGCCGGACGAGGGTTCGGAGGAGTTGAGGGGCCAAGGTGGATGGAATTGGGCGAGGAGGCCGGTGCAATGAAAACCGAAGAGTCCAAGTTAGGTAgatatcggttagtatcggttgagcctaagtttttgcttcttcacatgataagtgctatccttgaaatgtcgtttcattttgttttgcttgctgtttgaataatatcacAAGATCTGAAGTTATTAAATGgaagagtcttcacatagctaaataattatttaactactcattgatcttcacttatatctttttggagtagtttgtcatttactcgtgtgcttcacttatatcctacgagtaaatggttgaatgatttgaatgtcataaatcttaaattatatatgtttcatatgcctttcccatggggagtaatacCTTCACATATAacaagtagaggtggtaaattttttgaaggttagcaaacatggtattggtcacttgaacaattcatgaaagaatattgaaggaagagagatttcacatataaatatactatcttggacatcttctatgattgtgagccccattaattgttttcaaacttgagcaaatagttgaagttggacaaggaagacaacataatgagttgtgcttgggtatatttgtagagaagttatattgttatggatccttcaacatgtggtgcttgctatttagaatcttttgctagcctaaATTTCTATACTAAgaaggaatactgcttgtgcatccaaaatccttgaaccaagtttcttccatgagtgtccaccatatctacctatatgcggtatttacctgccgttccaagtaaatttgcatgtgccaaactctaaaccttcaaataataatatgttttgtatgcccgaatcgctcatgtagcgactaggggctgtcagtatcttccatgctaggtgggttattctcacgatgagtggactccgctcatcattcacgagaaaatggctggtaactgggatgcccagtcccatgatcaaaagatcaaaaccaaaatcgcaaataatttaaacaaaactcccccaggattgttgataagTTGGACGGcaccgttgtttcggacaagccgtggagtgtgattgttggtggagggggagtaaaatctttacctttctgtgaaccgcctataatgtatgtagtatggaagatattgggaactcttggtcgttatgttgacaatgaaaccatacctctcaaaattattttcatctctgttttaaaagcttcgagctctggcacctatgcaaatccctgcttccctctacgaagggcctatcttttacttttatgcaagagtcagtagtattccttcccattccaacctactctttagtttgcaagcatcatgtgatggaagatctaagcatatatggacattcaaatatatttgatcatgaattattattgttgaaaattatctatatgataaataagttgggaggcgaaacattaagcccatatctttctctgtgttcgatggatgctatttgttctaaaaatatgctttgagtggtagcaatcatggaagactatatgatagttgagtatgtgggatttgctaaatcaaagctcttacatagacccttcctgaaaataagatgaattgcaattgtttgatgactgagaacatagtttgttagttttcaagaagtttatggtctatgctttaacatgtgaatagcttgttaattgatcatgacaagttttatgagatgagctactgttatgacatataatgatgctagaaaaggtgattgaaattatcgttgatcaaacttgtgcaccttctagcattcacacttcataaattatttcttttatcatttacctactcgaggacgagcaggaattaagcttggggatgctgatacgtctccaacgtatctataatttatgaagtattcatgctattatattatctgttctgGAAGTTTATGGGCTTTGctaaacacttctatattatttttgggactaacctattaaccggaggcccagcccaaattgttgtttcttgcctatttcagtgtttcgaagaaaaggaatatcaaacggagtccaaacggaatgaaaccttcgggagagttatttttggagcggaagtaatccaggagacttggagtagacgtcggggaagcttcgaggaagccacgaggcagggaggcgcgccctacccccctgggagcgcccccaccctcgtgggcccctcgtggctcccctgaccgacttctttcgcctatatatgtccatataccctaaaaacatcggggagcagaatagatcgggagttccagcgccgcaaacctccagagccaccgcaaaccaatctagacccgttccggcaccctgccagaggggggaatccctctccggtggccatcttcatcatcccggcgatctccatgacgaggagggagtagttcaccctcagggctgaggggtatgtaccagtagctatgtgcttgatctctctctctctctctctctcgttcttgatttggcacgatcttgatgtaccgcgagctttgctattatagttggatcttatgatgtttctccccctctactctcttgtaatggattgagttttccctttgaagttatcttatcggattgagtctttaaggatttgagaacacttgatgtatgtcttgccgtgcttatctgtggtgataatgggatattcacgtgatctacttgatgtatgttttggtgatcaacttgcgggttcaatgaacttatgcataggggttggcacacgttttcgtctagactctccggtagaaactttggggcactctttgaagtactttgtgttggttgaatagatgaatctgagattgtgtgatgcataccgtataatcatgcccacggatacttgaggtgacattggcgtatctaggtgacattagggttttggttgatttgtttcttaaggtgttattctagtacgaactctatgatagatcgaacggataGAATAGCTTCgagttattttactacggactcttgaatagatcaatcagaaagaataactttgaggtggttccgtaccctacaataatctcttcgtttgttctccgctattagtgactttggagtgactcttttttgcatgttgagggatagttatatgatccaattatgctattattgttgagagaacttgcactagtgaaagtatgaaccttaggccttgtttcctagcattgcaataccgtttacgctcacttttatcactagttaccttgctgttttcatattttcagattacaaaaacctatatctaccatccatattgcacttgtatcaccatctcttcgccgaactagtgcacctatacaatttaccattgtattgggtgtgttggggatacaagagactctttgttatttggttgcagggttgcttgagagagaccatattcatcctacacctcccacggattgataaaccttaggtcatccacttgagggaaatttgctactgtcctacaaccatctgcacttggaggcccaacaacgtctacaaggataaggttgcgtagtagacatcaatgttccaagagctgagaatggttttccaagctcatgcccgggtcgagagatatgaagtcttcgacaagttcttcagttgtaagatggaggaaaatagttctgtcagcgagcacatactcaaaatgtctggtttgcacaaccgcttgtctcagctgggagttaatcttccagatgactcggtcattgacagaatcctccagtcgcttccacctagctacaagagctttgtgatgaacttcaatatgcaagggatggagaagaccattcctgagttatattcgatgctgaaatcagcggaggtggagaccaaaaaggaacatcaagtgttgatggtgaataagaccactagtttcaagaaaggcaggtgtaagaagaacttcaagaaggacggcaagggagttgctgcGCCCGGTAAGTCAGAtgctgggaagaagccaaagaatggacccaagcctaagactgagtgcttttattgcaagggaaatggtcactggaagcggaactgcaccaagtacttagcggataagaaggccgacagcgtcaaaggtatatatgatatacatgttattgatgtgtaccttaccagcgctcgtagtagctcctgggtatttgataccggtgcggttgctcacatatgtaactcaaaacaggagctgcagaataagcggagactagcgaaggacgaggtgacgatgcgcgtcgggaatggttccaaggtcgatgtgatcaccgtcggcacgctacctctacatctaccttcgggattagttttaaacctcaataattgttatttagtaccagctttgagcatgaacattgtatctggatctcgtttgatacgagatggctactcatttaaatccgagaataatggttgttctatttgtatgagagatatgttttatggtcatgccccgctggtcaatggtttatttttattgaatctcgaacgtgatgttacacatattcatagtgtgaatgccaaaagatgtgaggttgataatgatagtcccacatacttgtggcactaccgccttggtcatattggtgtcaaacgcaagcagaaactccatacagatggacttttggagtctcttgattatgaatcatttgacacgtgcgaaccatgcctcctgggcaagatgaccaagactccgttctccggaacaatggagcgagcaaccagcttgttggaaataatacatactgatgtatgcggtccaatgagcgttgaggcttgcggtggctatcgttatgttctcaccctcactgatgacttaagtagatatgggtatgtctacttaatgaaacacaagtctgagacctttgaaaagttcaaggaattttagagcgaggtagagaatcaacgtgacagaaaaataaagttcttacgatctgatcgtggaggagaatatttgagtcacgagtttggcacgcacttaaggaaatgtggaattgtttcacaactcacgccgcctggaacacctcagcgtaatggtgtgtctgaacgtcgtaatcgcactctattggatatggtgcgatctatgatgtctcttaccaatctaccgctatcattttggggttatgctttagagactgctgcattcactttaaatagggcaccgtctaaatcggttgagacgacaccgtatgtattatggtttgggaagaaacctaagctgtcatttctgaaagtttggggatgcgatgcttatgtcaagaaacttcaacctgaaaagctcgaacccaaatcagaaaagtgtgtcttcataggataccctaaggaaactattgggtataccttctacctcagatccaaaggcaagatctttgttgccaagaatggatcctttttgaagaaagagtttctctcgaaagaagtaagtgagaggaaagtagaacttgatgaggtaccccctcttgaaccggagagtagcgcagcacatgaaaatgttcctgtggtgcctgcaccgactagagaggaagttaatgatgatgatcatgaatcttcagatcaagctgctactgaacttcgtaggtccacgaggacacgttccacaccagagtggtacggcaaccctgtcctggaaatcatgttgttagtcAACGGCGAACCTTCGAACTATCAAGAAGTGATGGCGGGCCccgattccaacaaatggcttgaagccatgaaatccgagataggatccatgtatgagaacaaagtatggactttggtggacttgcccgatgatcggcaagccatagagaataagtggatctttaagaagaagactgacgtggatggtaatgtgaccgtttataaggctcggcttgtcgctaagggttatcgacaagttcaaggagttgactatgatgagaccttctcacccgtagctaagctgaagtccgtccgaatcatgttagcaattgccgcattctatgattatgagatcttgcaaatggacgtcaaaatggcattccttcacggttttcttaaggaagaattgtatatgatgcagccggaaggttttgtcgatcctaagaatgctgacaaggtatgcaagctccagtgttTCATCTATgggctagtgcaagcatctcggagttggaacattcgctttgatgaaatgatcaaagtgtttgggtttatacagacttatggagaagcctgtatttacaaaaaagtgagtgggagctctgtagcatttctcatattatatgtggatgacatattgttgatgggaaatgatatagaacttttggaaagcataaaggcctacttgaataagtgttttttgatgaaggaccttggagaagttgcttacatattaggcatcaagatctatagagatagattgagacacctcattggtctttcacaaagcacataccttgacaagatattgaagaagttcaatatggatcagtccaagaaggggttcttgcctgtattgcaaggtgagAGATTGAGCGCAGCTCAGTGTCCGACCttggcagaagaaagagaaaagacgagtgtcatcccctatgcctcagccataggatctattatgtatgccatgctgtgtaccagaccggaagtgaaccttgccataagtttggtagggaggtaccaaagtgatcccggaatggaacactggacagtggtcaagaatatcctgaa
This genomic window contains:
- the LOC141023207 gene encoding uncharacterized protein yields the protein MTEVLPLARTASDHVPCVVTIKTSIPKSKIFRFENFWVELEGFMECVQQSWQKSFHKAHITARIADKFKSLRGALKKWQLNFSKLKILIAKCNEVILCLDGLEELRPLLPEFNFRKVVKLHVEQLLHLQFVYWKKRCTIRYIKVAGENTKFFHAMATERHRRNSIASLKDTDGTIVSNHSQMEGIIWNFFKNRMGV